Proteins encoded together in one Olsenella timonensis window:
- a CDS encoding DUF3783 domain-containing protein, translating into MAGRPRKKAAGSKKVKPSGPVPCAVLWGLDPSSERGAAVRAVLREMGVVARTVARERLGDPAGAFARTPGMRQAPVPYDGPDPACDEFVLLCGLTNKQVDEFLARSREAGCTVGTKALLTKVNRTWPLARLMQAVAVEHAANS; encoded by the coding sequence ATGGCTGGCCGGCCTAGGAAGAAGGCCGCCGGATCGAAGAAGGTCAAGCCCTCGGGGCCCGTGCCGTGCGCGGTGCTCTGGGGGCTTGACCCCTCTTCCGAGAGGGGTGCGGCGGTCCGGGCGGTGCTGAGGGAGATGGGCGTGGTCGCGCGCACGGTGGCGCGCGAGCGGCTGGGCGACCCGGCGGGCGCGTTCGCGCGGACGCCGGGGATGCGGCAGGCGCCCGTCCCCTACGACGGGCCGGACCCGGCGTGCGACGAGTTCGTGCTGCTGTGCGGCCTCACGAACAAACAGGTGGACGAGTTTCTCGCGCGGTCGCGCGAGGCGGGGTGCACGGTGGGCACCAAGGCGCTGCTCACCAAGGTCAACCGCACGTGGCCGCTCGCACGCCTCATGCAGGCCGTCGCCGTGGAGCATGCGGCCAACTCGTGA
- the acpS gene encoding holo-ACP synthase, with the protein MATAGIGVDMLEISRMERVLERRPNFARRVFTDEERAYCDRCARPAEHYAARFAAREAVVKALGTGFADGVSFRDVSVGRDDSGRPRALLSGRAAEVARERGIREIALSISHTHDVAVANAIAVTDDVRPAPDARREAERALASSFREARAVLDELERVQEAELNELRDPQEG; encoded by the coding sequence ATGGCGACGGCAGGCATCGGCGTCGACATGCTGGAGATCTCACGCATGGAGCGCGTCCTCGAGCGGCGCCCCAACTTCGCCCGGCGCGTCTTCACCGACGAGGAGCGGGCGTACTGCGACAGGTGCGCGCGCCCTGCGGAGCACTACGCCGCGCGCTTCGCGGCGCGCGAGGCGGTGGTCAAGGCGCTCGGGACGGGGTTCGCGGACGGCGTGAGCTTCCGCGACGTCTCGGTGGGGCGCGACGACTCGGGTCGGCCGCGGGCGCTGCTCAGCGGCCGCGCGGCCGAGGTGGCGCGCGAGCGGGGCATCCGCGAGATCGCGCTGTCGATCTCGCACACGCATGACGTCGCCGTGGCCAACGCGATTGCGGTGACCGACGACGTGCGGCCCGCGCCCGACGCGCGCCGCGAGGCCGAGCGCGCCCTGGCGAGCTCGTTCAGGGAGGCCCGCGCCGTCCTGGACGAGCTGGAGCGCGTGCAGGAGGCCGAGCTGAACGAGCTGAGAGACCCGCAGGAGGGGTAG
- the tsaE gene encoding tRNA (adenosine(37)-N6)-threonylcarbamoyltransferase complex ATPase subunit type 1 TsaE produces the protein MGERSFVTSSRDETIALGEKIGRALRPGDVLVLTGDLGAGKTQLTKGMAAGMGVTDDVTSPTFTIEMVYEGSEMPLYHFDLYRLDDADQLEDTGIFDVLGADGVCAVEWGEQFSEELGDARVDVFVTRLDGRAEPGQEPPREVRLVAHDARGEALLATL, from the coding sequence ATGGGCGAGAGGAGCTTCGTGACCTCGTCGCGAGACGAGACGATCGCGCTGGGCGAGAAGATCGGGCGTGCGCTGCGACCCGGTGACGTGCTCGTGCTGACGGGCGACCTCGGCGCGGGGAAGACCCAGCTCACGAAGGGGATGGCGGCCGGCATGGGCGTGACGGACGACGTCACGAGCCCCACGTTCACGATCGAGATGGTCTACGAGGGCTCCGAGATGCCGCTCTACCACTTTGACCTCTACCGCCTGGACGACGCCGACCAGCTGGAGGACACGGGGATCTTCGACGTGCTCGGGGCGGACGGCGTCTGCGCCGTCGAGTGGGGCGAGCAGTTCTCCGAGGAGCTGGGGGACGCCCGCGTGGACGTCTTCGTGACGCGCCTTGACGGCCGCGCGGAGCCGGGCCAGGAGCCGCCGCGCGAGGTCCGGCTGGTCGCGCACGACGCGCGAGGAGAGGCGCTTCTCGCCACCCTGTGA
- a CDS encoding bifunctional ADP-dependent NAD(P)H-hydrate dehydratase/NAD(P)H-hydrate epimerase encodes MQPVLNIDDVKRVEVALTREGVSVAELMRRAGLAAAREALELGGADNVAVLVGLGNNGGDGWVAAEALHERGVNVTVVTPIEPGALAGDLARQVAQSAVRAGVSVLVGPSRDELEALLATADVVLDAMLGTGFHGAVRTPFDIWIECVNACPARVVAVDVPSGLAAETGHAEGACVVADMTVTMLSLKPGLLADDGRDVTGAIVVAPLAEQTERLVIDEDPVAWRTDLVDYLDCVAPRTAAVDKFGRGSVLVVGGSRRYPGAAIMAARAAARMGAGYVTLAMPASAAAVAQAHLVEIPVVPLAEDADGTLTTDAADVVRKLASRASAVLVGPGMRVSAGSCSVVSALLEADVPLVVDADGLNCLARLTSGSLPSYPEIIRRSSPLVLTPHRGELGRLVGRTGAAAPSSLVEQLSLAREIVWADGGSELAVVSKGTATACVSVEKAVLPKPGPAALATAGSGDVLAGMMASALAQRAREGAELDLALLAAYVCEVHAYAGSLATGRVGSRAVMAGDVIDVIGIAADAVDEHVAYPEASPEE; translated from the coding sequence ATGCAGCCTGTGCTGAACATAGACGACGTCAAGCGCGTAGAGGTGGCGCTCACCCGCGAGGGCGTGAGCGTGGCCGAGCTCATGCGCCGCGCCGGCCTGGCGGCCGCGCGCGAGGCGCTGGAGCTCGGCGGGGCGGACAACGTGGCGGTGCTGGTGGGCCTGGGCAACAACGGCGGCGACGGCTGGGTCGCCGCCGAGGCGCTCCACGAGCGCGGCGTCAACGTCACCGTCGTGACCCCGATCGAGCCGGGTGCGCTGGCCGGCGACCTCGCCCGCCAGGTCGCCCAGAGCGCGGTGCGCGCGGGCGTCTCGGTCCTGGTGGGCCCGTCCCGCGACGAGCTCGAGGCCCTTCTCGCCACTGCGGACGTGGTCCTCGACGCCATGCTGGGCACGGGCTTCCACGGCGCGGTCCGCACCCCGTTCGACATCTGGATCGAGTGCGTGAACGCGTGCCCCGCCCGCGTGGTCGCCGTCGACGTGCCGAGCGGCCTCGCGGCCGAGACCGGCCACGCCGAGGGCGCGTGCGTGGTCGCCGACATGACCGTGACGATGCTCTCCCTGAAGCCCGGCCTGCTCGCCGACGACGGGCGAGACGTGACGGGCGCCATCGTGGTGGCGCCGCTGGCGGAGCAGACCGAGCGGCTCGTCATAGACGAGGACCCGGTCGCCTGGCGCACCGACCTCGTCGACTACCTGGACTGCGTCGCGCCGCGCACCGCGGCGGTGGACAAGTTCGGCCGCGGCTCGGTGCTCGTGGTCGGCGGCTCCCGCCGCTACCCGGGCGCCGCGATTATGGCCGCCCGCGCCGCCGCGCGCATGGGCGCCGGCTACGTGACGCTCGCGATGCCCGCCTCCGCCGCCGCGGTCGCCCAGGCCCACCTCGTGGAGATTCCCGTCGTGCCGCTGGCCGAGGACGCCGACGGCACGCTCACCACCGACGCCGCCGACGTGGTCAGAAAGCTCGCCTCGCGCGCCTCCGCCGTGCTCGTGGGCCCGGGGATGCGCGTGAGCGCGGGGTCGTGCTCGGTGGTGTCGGCCCTGCTCGAGGCCGACGTGCCCCTGGTCGTGGACGCCGACGGCCTCAACTGCCTCGCTCGCCTCACCAGCGGGTCCCTTCCGTCCTACCCCGAGATCATCCGGCGCTCGTCCCCGCTCGTCCTGACGCCGCATCGCGGCGAGCTCGGCCGGCTCGTGGGCCGCACCGGCGCCGCCGCCCCGTCCTCGCTGGTCGAGCAGCTCTCCCTCGCGCGAGAGATCGTGTGGGCCGACGGGGGCTCCGAGCTCGCGGTCGTGAGCAAGGGGACGGCGACGGCCTGCGTCAGCGTCGAGAAGGCCGTGCTCCCCAAGCCGGGCCCGGCCGCGCTCGCCACGGCGGGCTCGGGCGACGTGCTTGCTGGTATGATGGCCTCGGCGCTCGCGCAGCGCGCGCGGGAGGGGGCCGAGCTCGACCTCGCGCTTCTCGCCGCCTACGTCTGCGAGGTGCACGCCTACGCGGGCTCGCTCGCGACGGGGCGGGTGGGCTCGCGCGCCGTCATGGCGGGCGACGTCATCGACGTGATCGGCATCGCGGCCGACGCCGTGGACGAGCACGTCGCCTACCCCGAGGCGTCGCCCGAGGAGTAG
- a CDS encoding Fur family transcriptional regulator, producing MPARNTVQRQVIEGALRRLADHPTADDVYEAVHAEHPSIGRATVYRTLGRLADEGAIGRVRINNGADRFDHQAFAHYHVRCTCCGRVDDVMVPVLAGVDDVAAEATGYRITGHSLQFDGVCPACQACEASTA from the coding sequence ATGCCAGCGAGAAACACCGTGCAGCGCCAGGTCATCGAGGGCGCGCTTCGTCGGCTTGCCGACCATCCCACCGCAGACGATGTCTACGAGGCCGTTCACGCGGAGCACCCCAGCATCGGCCGGGCGACCGTCTATCGTACGTTGGGAAGGCTCGCCGACGAGGGCGCGATCGGGCGCGTGCGCATCAACAACGGTGCGGACCGCTTCGACCACCAGGCCTTCGCGCACTATCACGTGCGCTGCACCTGCTGCGGTCGCGTGGATGACGTCATGGTTCCCGTGCTGGCCGGCGTCGACGACGTGGCTGCCGAGGCGACGGGCTACCGCATCACGGGGCACTCGCTGCAGTTCGACGGCGTCTGCCCCGCCTGCCAGGCTTGCGAGGCATCAACGGCCTAG
- a CDS encoding uracil-DNA glycosylase family protein, which produces MSVMHIPGHEHQGPREVSLREIRDLMGNCQLCPLGATRTNLVFGTGDPHARVMFVGEGPGRNEDLQGEPFVGAAGHKLDALLGLAGLTREEVYIANVVKCRPPGNRNPKPEEIEACAPFLREQIRSIWPDVIVCLGNFASQFVLRTNAGVTSLRGKLYQTGHFVVCPTFHPAACIYHADWQPLLEADLRMVGAWLAEHPAGSEA; this is translated from the coding sequence ATGTCCGTCATGCACATACCCGGCCACGAGCACCAGGGCCCGCGCGAGGTCTCGCTGCGGGAGATTCGCGACCTCATGGGCAACTGCCAGCTCTGCCCGCTGGGCGCCACGCGCACCAACCTCGTCTTCGGCACGGGCGACCCGCACGCCCGCGTGATGTTCGTCGGCGAGGGCCCCGGGCGAAACGAGGACCTGCAGGGGGAGCCGTTCGTCGGAGCCGCGGGCCACAAGCTCGACGCGCTGCTCGGCCTCGCGGGGCTCACGCGCGAGGAGGTCTACATCGCCAACGTGGTCAAGTGCCGCCCGCCCGGCAACCGCAACCCCAAGCCCGAGGAGATCGAGGCCTGCGCGCCGTTCCTGCGCGAGCAGATCCGCTCGATCTGGCCCGACGTGATCGTGTGCCTGGGCAACTTCGCCTCGCAGTTCGTGCTCCGCACGAACGCCGGCGTGACGTCGCTGCGCGGCAAGCTCTACCAGACCGGCCACTTCGTGGTGTGCCCGACGTTCCATCCGGCGGCGTGCATCTATCACGCCGACTGGCAGCCGCTGCTGGAGGCGGACCTGCGGATGGTGGGCGCCTGGCTCGCGGAGCACCCGGCCGGATCGGAGGCGTAG
- a CDS encoding rubredoxin-like domain-containing protein — translation MDKWVCKVCGYIYEGAEPPAECPVCHAPASQFEKVEGELKLAAEHEYGIYDKTVKDNPDISDEDKAYILEQLKANFTGECSEVGMYLCMARIAHREGYPEIGLYWEKAAYEEAEHASKFAELLGTELEPNMKATTKDNLAWRVDCEFGATAGKVELATCAKKNNLDAIHDTVHEMARDEARHGKALKGLLERYFG, via the coding sequence ATGGACAAGTGGGTCTGCAAGGTCTGCGGCTACATCTACGAGGGCGCCGAGCCGCCGGCGGAGTGCCCGGTCTGCCACGCCCCGGCCAGCCAGTTCGAGAAGGTCGAGGGCGAGCTCAAGCTCGCCGCCGAGCACGAGTACGGCATCTACGACAAGACCGTCAAGGACAACCCCGACATCTCCGACGAGGACAAGGCCTACATCCTCGAGCAGCTCAAGGCCAACTTCACCGGCGAGTGCTCCGAGGTCGGCATGTACCTGTGCATGGCGCGCATCGCCCACCGCGAGGGCTACCCCGAGATCGGCCTCTACTGGGAGAAGGCCGCCTACGAGGAGGCCGAGCACGCCTCCAAGTTCGCCGAGCTGCTGGGCACCGAGCTCGAGCCCAACATGAAGGCTACCACGAAGGACAACCTCGCCTGGCGCGTCGACTGCGAGTTCGGCGCCACCGCCGGCAAGGTTGAGCTCGCCACCTGCGCCAAGAAGAACAACCTCGACGCCATCCACGACACCGTCCACGAGATGGCGCGCGACGAGGCCCGTCACGGCAAGGCTCTCAAGGGCCTGCTCGAGCGTTACTTCGGCTAA
- the alr gene encoding alanine racemase has protein sequence MDRVQGPESRWAWVEVNLAALRRNTTAFRRQLGRGVQLMCVVKADAYGHGAVPCAKVMHSAGASQFAVATVGEGVALREAGVGWPILVLSEPPVDCVRTLVEYDLMPSVYTAEFALALGEAAAAANRVARYHLAVDTGMTRIGVRRADAVELRRTIDFHRGLECAGTFTHFATADVPDDWDFALQLNRFREVVAALRGAGLDTGLVHCDNTPGTVMHPECHFDMCRVGIGLYGLHPAEITRSYLDLEPAMSVRGRVTRAIYPNVGDGVGYGLTWRVPKQNIQVATVPIGYADGLARELSNRMEVITGGMRCRQVGNICMDQFMFAVDVNPTRSYRPTRPVEYGDVVTVLGADDDERITAEEMAGLRNTINYEVVCDFGMRLEKIYT, from the coding sequence GTGGACAGGGTGCAGGGGCCGGAGAGCCGTTGGGCGTGGGTCGAGGTCAACCTCGCCGCGCTGAGGCGCAACACCACCGCCTTCAGGCGTCAGCTCGGGCGCGGCGTCCAGCTCATGTGCGTCGTCAAGGCGGACGCCTACGGCCACGGTGCCGTCCCGTGCGCGAAGGTCATGCACTCCGCCGGCGCGAGCCAGTTTGCCGTGGCCACGGTCGGCGAGGGCGTCGCCCTGCGCGAGGCGGGCGTGGGATGGCCGATCCTGGTGCTCTCCGAGCCCCCCGTCGACTGCGTGCGCACGCTCGTGGAGTACGACCTCATGCCGTCGGTCTACACGGCGGAGTTCGCGCTCGCGCTCGGCGAGGCGGCCGCGGCGGCGAACCGGGTCGCACGCTATCACCTGGCCGTCGACACCGGCATGACGCGCATCGGCGTGCGTCGCGCCGACGCGGTGGAGCTGCGCCGCACGATCGACTTTCACCGCGGCCTCGAGTGCGCCGGCACCTTCACGCACTTCGCCACCGCCGACGTGCCCGACGACTGGGACTTCGCCCTGCAGCTCAACCGCTTCCGCGAGGTTGTGGCGGCCCTTCGCGGCGCCGGCCTGGACACGGGCCTCGTCCACTGCGACAACACGCCGGGCACGGTCATGCACCCGGAGTGCCACTTCGACATGTGCCGCGTGGGCATCGGCCTCTACGGCCTCCACCCGGCCGAGATCACCCGCTCCTACCTTGACCTGGAGCCGGCCATGAGCGTTCGCGGCCGCGTGACGCGCGCCATCTACCCCAACGTCGGCGACGGCGTGGGCTACGGCCTCACCTGGCGCGTGCCGAAGCAGAACATCCAGGTCGCCACCGTGCCCATCGGGTACGCCGACGGCCTCGCACGCGAGCTCTCCAACCGCATGGAGGTCATCACGGGGGGCATGCGCTGCCGCCAGGTGGGCAACATCTGCATGGACCAGTTCATGTTCGCCGTGGACGTGAACCCCACCCGCTCCTATCGCCCGACGCGCCCGGTCGAGTACGGCGACGTGGTCACCGTGCTCGGCGCCGACGACGACGAGCGCATCACCGCCGAGGAGATGGCGGGGCTGAGGAACACGATCAACTACGAGGTCGTCTGCGACTTTGGGATGAGACTTGAGAAGATCTACACGTAA